The following are from one region of the Halomonas qaidamensis genome:
- a CDS encoding TRAP transporter large permease, which translates to MLEFMPIILFASICIVLMFGFPVALSLAGTALLFAGMGLGLEAIGIDANFDSGYLAALPNRLYGIMTNQTLLAVPLFVLMGVLLEKSKVAETLLDAMALLFGAMRGGLGISVTLVGMLMAASTGIVGATVVTMGLMSLPTMLKRGYSTSLATGTICATGTLGQIIPPSIALVLLGDVLSSAYQQAQLSMGIFSPKTVSVGDLFMGALVPGLILVVMYMIYVALVALFRPHMAPAANREELMAELGHTSGLGMLLLKGLVPPVVLIVAVLGSILSGFATPTEASAVGAFGALVLALAYRQLDWATLKDVLRSTTHVTTMVFMILIGAALFSLVFRAYGGEHMVTELFEGMPGGVVGATIIVMLVIFLLGFILDFIEITFVVVPIVGPILLAMGLDPIWLGIMIAINLQTSFLTPPFGFALFYLRGVAPPSVPTSAIYRGVIPFILMQLAMLLMLTFFPQLATWLPGLL; encoded by the coding sequence ATGCTGGAATTTATGCCAATTATTTTATTTGCCTCCATCTGCATTGTGTTGATGTTTGGCTTTCCGGTGGCGCTTTCGTTAGCAGGTACCGCGCTGCTATTTGCAGGCATGGGATTAGGTTTAGAAGCCATAGGTATCGACGCTAACTTTGATAGTGGTTATCTCGCTGCGTTGCCCAATCGGCTTTACGGCATTATGACCAACCAAACGCTGCTGGCAGTGCCACTGTTTGTTTTAATGGGCGTCTTGCTTGAAAAGTCTAAAGTAGCTGAAACACTACTTGATGCCATGGCGCTGCTGTTTGGTGCTATGCGTGGCGGCTTGGGTATTTCGGTGACGTTGGTAGGAATGCTGATGGCGGCCTCCACCGGTATTGTAGGTGCGACGGTGGTTACCATGGGGCTTATGTCGCTACCCACTATGTTAAAGCGTGGTTATAGCACCTCACTGGCAACCGGTACTATTTGTGCAACTGGCACGTTAGGCCAGATTATTCCGCCTTCTATTGCGCTAGTCCTTTTGGGTGATGTGCTGTCCTCGGCTTATCAGCAGGCGCAGCTCTCTATGGGCATTTTTAGTCCTAAAACAGTCTCTGTAGGCGACTTATTTATGGGTGCCCTGGTGCCAGGGCTGATCCTGGTGGTGATGTATATGATTTATGTTGCCCTGGTGGCGCTATTTCGGCCGCACATGGCACCAGCCGCTAATCGTGAAGAGCTGATGGCAGAGCTTGGGCATACCTCAGGCCTGGGAATGCTACTGTTGAAAGGCTTAGTACCTCCCGTAGTGCTTATTGTGGCGGTACTTGGCTCGATTTTAAGTGGTTTTGCAACGCCTACTGAAGCATCGGCCGTTGGCGCCTTTGGTGCTTTGGTGTTAGCCCTTGCTTATCGTCAGTTGGATTGGGCAACGCTGAAAGACGTGCTGCGTTCAACTACCCATGTGACGACCATGGTGTTCATGATTTTGATCGGTGCTGCCCTGTTTTCGTTGGTCTTCCGGGCTTATGGTGGCGAGCATATGGTCACTGAACTGTTTGAAGGTATGCCCGGTGGGGTAGTGGGCGCGACCATTATTGTCATGCTAGTCATCTTCCTACTTGGCTTTATTCTCGACTTTATCGAAATCACCTTTGTGGTGGTGCCTATCGTTGGGCCGATTCTTCTGGCCATGGGGCTTGACCCGATTTGGTTGGGCATCATGATCGCTATTAATCTGCAAACATCGTTCTTAACCCCGCCATTTGGTTTTGCGCTGTTCTATT
- a CDS encoding TRAP transporter small permease subunit yields the protein MSDTTQLPAFIAALDRISEWFGRSLAWLIIIMMLIQFAIVLLRYVFSVNSIFMQELVMYMHASVFMLAAAYTFRHDGHVRVDIFYRGMTPRRQAVVNIVGIITLLMPVMIFIIASSFGYVANSWRIMETSSDYGGIPAVFALKTLIPLFAALMILQGVIEVVRNGYVFTGRISPSIGDDNHLEERV from the coding sequence ATGTCGGACACAACACAACTACCTGCGTTTATCGCTGCGCTGGACCGCATTTCGGAGTGGTTTGGACGTAGCCTTGCGTGGCTGATCATCATTATGATGTTGATTCAGTTCGCGATTGTACTGCTTCGTTATGTTTTCAGCGTTAACAGCATTTTTATGCAAGAACTGGTGATGTATATGCATGCCAGTGTCTTTATGCTCGCTGCGGCCTATACCTTTCGCCACGATGGTCATGTACGGGTTGATATTTTTTATCGTGGAATGACGCCCCGCCGCCAGGCGGTGGTTAATATTGTGGGCATTATCACTTTGTTAATGCCCGTGATGATTTTTATCATCGCTTCCAGCTTTGGTTACGTTGCTAACTCTTGGCGTATTATGGAGACCTCCTCAGACTACGGTGGCATTCCAGCTGTCTTTGCACTGAAAACGTTAATACCGCTCTTTGCTGCGCTGATGATCCTGCAAGGTGTCATTGAAGTGGTGCGCAATGGCTACGTATTTACTGGCCGGATATCCCCGTCTATTGGTGATGACAACCATCTTGAGGAGCGCGTTTGA
- a CDS encoding endonuclease/exonuclease/phosphatase family protein, translating into MPASSLAERGHLRLLTFNLQVGIQTSAYHHYLTRSWQHVLPHPQRLKRLAQMGNVLAPFDVVGLQEVDGGSFRSGRVNQVEYLASQARFPHYFQQLNRNLGQFAQHSNGLLSRIVPSHIEEHRLPGMLPGRGAIHARYGEGPDALHIFVAHLALSHRGRVRQLNYLSNIIEPLRHVVVMGDLNCTPEQLHAHERFSTSLPLHPVKPLLSYPSWQPRRALDHILLSQTLEAADVRVLDHLFSDHLPIAVDLPLPAACLAAIRQSV; encoded by the coding sequence TTGCCTGCGTCATCTCTGGCTGAACGTGGTCACCTTCGTCTGCTGACGTTTAATTTACAGGTGGGTATTCAAACGTCAGCGTATCACCATTATCTTACCCGTAGCTGGCAGCATGTACTGCCCCACCCACAACGTCTTAAGCGCTTAGCGCAAATGGGAAATGTGTTAGCGCCATTTGATGTGGTTGGGTTACAAGAGGTCGATGGTGGCAGCTTCCGTTCTGGCCGTGTTAACCAAGTTGAATACCTTGCTTCCCAGGCGCGATTTCCCCACTACTTTCAACAATTAAATCGTAATTTGGGGCAGTTTGCCCAGCATAGTAATGGGCTATTGTCGCGCATTGTGCCTAGCCATATCGAAGAGCATCGCTTGCCTGGGATGTTGCCAGGTCGTGGTGCTATTCATGCGCGCTATGGAGAAGGGCCAGATGCACTGCATATCTTTGTAGCTCATTTGGCGCTGAGTCACCGCGGACGGGTTCGTCAGCTTAATTATCTGAGTAACATTATCGAGCCGTTGCGTCATGTGGTGGTGATGGGGGATCTTAATTGTACGCCTGAGCAGCTTCATGCCCATGAACGTTTTAGTACGTCGTTGCCGCTTCACCCGGTTAAGCCACTGCTTAGCTACCCCTCCTGGCAACCTCGTCGTGCTCTAGATCATATTCTGCTGTCTCAAACCCTCGAAGCCGCCGATGTGCGCGTATTGGATCATTTGTTTTCAGACCATCTGCCGATTGCTGTGGATTTACCGCTACCTGCAGCTTGCCTGGCGGCAATTCGTCAAAGCGTTTAA
- a CDS encoding thiol:disulfide interchange protein DsbA/DsbL yields MLKTLMVAVAGLGLSASVSAQELVEGQHYTLLESPVATQVDEGQIEVTEAFWFGCPHCYRLQEPVSEWYATLEDDVSVVHMPATMGGDWNTHATAFYAAESLGIEEQLHADFFEAIHEDGRSLTDPDEIAEFFSNYGVSEKEAKQALTAFDVRSEVNKANGRMREMRLMGVPALVIDGRYLVSPSTAGSLENMPQIADALVERVRNERTQ; encoded by the coding sequence ATGTTGAAAACGTTAATGGTCGCGGTAGCTGGTTTAGGCCTTTCTGCCTCAGTGAGTGCCCAGGAGCTGGTGGAAGGACAGCACTACACGCTGCTTGAGTCGCCGGTAGCAACCCAGGTAGATGAGGGACAGATTGAAGTGACCGAAGCGTTTTGGTTTGGCTGCCCGCATTGTTATCGGCTGCAAGAACCAGTAAGCGAGTGGTACGCAACCCTTGAAGATGACGTTAGCGTTGTTCATATGCCTGCAACGATGGGTGGTGATTGGAATACCCACGCGACAGCGTTTTATGCGGCGGAATCACTGGGCATTGAAGAGCAACTGCACGCTGATTTCTTTGAAGCGATTCATGAAGATGGTCGCTCGCTGACTGACCCAGATGAAATCGCTGAATTTTTCTCTAATTACGGTGTAAGTGAAAAAGAAGCCAAGCAAGCATTGACGGCATTCGACGTTCGCAGTGAGGTCAATAAAGCAAATGGCCGCATGCGTGAAATGCGCCTGATGGGCGTGCCTGCCTTAGTTATTGATGGCCGCTACCTTGTGTCTCCCAGCACCGCCGGTAGCTTGGAGAATATGCCGCAAATTGCGGATGCGCTCGTTGAGCGTGTGCGTAATGAGCGCACACAATAA
- a CDS encoding c-type cytochrome yields the protein MRKLLASLAITMGAVGTVHAQTDHQADADAAAGREMAQTCAACHGQQGISPSGAFPNLAGQQMSYLAKQIMDIRDGNRVVAQMAGLVDDYSDQDAWDVAAHFAGQDANLGQTSDEDAELLARGEELYRAGDMTKGIPACSACHTPTGAGIGSAVYPALSGQHAEYTVSTLQDFASGERANSPNNIMGDIASKMSDNDMEAVANYLLGLN from the coding sequence ATGAGAAAGTTACTGGCAAGCCTGGCAATTACCATGGGTGCCGTTGGCACCGTACATGCTCAAACCGACCACCAAGCGGACGCGGATGCGGCGGCTGGTCGTGAAATGGCTCAAACCTGCGCGGCCTGCCATGGTCAGCAGGGTATTAGTCCATCGGGCGCTTTTCCCAACCTAGCAGGACAGCAAATGTCCTACCTAGCTAAGCAGATCATGGATATTCGCGACGGTAACCGCGTTGTCGCGCAAATGGCGGGGCTGGTTGACGATTACTCTGATCAAGACGCTTGGGACGTTGCTGCTCATTTCGCAGGACAAGATGCGAACCTTGGTCAGACCAGCGACGAAGATGCTGAGCTTTTAGCCCGAGGTGAAGAGTTGTACCGGGCAGGTGATATGACCAAAGGTATTCCTGCGTGCAGCGCTTGTCATACCCCCACGGGGGCTGGCATCGGTAGTGCGGTATATCCGGCACTTTCAGGCCAGCACGCAGAGTACACGGTGTCTACGTTGCAAGACTTTGCTTCCGGTGAGCGTGCCAACAGCCCGAATAACATCATGGGCGATATCGCTTCCAAAATGAGCGATAACGACATGGAGGCTGTAGCGAATTATCTATTAGGCTTGAACTAG
- the yihA gene encoding ribosome biogenesis GTP-binding protein YihA/YsxC — protein MSTANDNPIARLNYPTARFMISAPTLALCPDDTGAEVAFAGRSNAGKSSAINALTQQNALARTSRTPGRTQLINFFSIMNDESRRLVDLPGYGYAKVPEAVKLEWQQHLSDYLRGRFSLRGLVLLMDVRHPLTEFDQMMLNYADKREMPVHILLTKSDKLKKGPASATLQKVRSRLKEWEDLVSVQLFSSLKRDGVDTLSQKLDQWLHTPE, from the coding sequence ATGTCTACTGCTAATGATAACCCAATCGCCCGGCTGAACTACCCCACTGCCCGCTTTATGATCAGTGCACCAACACTTGCCCTGTGCCCAGATGATACTGGCGCAGAAGTAGCGTTTGCCGGGCGCTCCAATGCGGGTAAATCAAGTGCGATTAATGCACTTACCCAACAAAATGCCTTAGCCCGTACCTCACGTACACCGGGCCGTACTCAGCTAATCAACTTTTTCAGCATCATGAACGACGAGTCACGCCGCTTAGTCGACTTACCCGGCTACGGCTACGCCAAAGTACCGGAAGCCGTGAAGCTTGAGTGGCAGCAGCACCTGTCTGATTATCTACGCGGTCGCTTCAGCCTACGCGGTCTTGTACTGCTAATGGACGTGCGCCATCCGCTAACCGAATTTGATCAAATGATGCTCAACTATGCCGACAAGCGCGAAATGCCCGTGCATATTCTGCTCACCAAGTCCGATAAATTAAAAAAAGGTCCTGCTAGTGCCACGCTGCAAAAAGTCCGCTCTCGCCTTAAAGAGTGGGAAGACCTAGTCTCAGTTCAGCTTTTCTCGTCGCTCAAACGCGATGGTGTGGATACACTTTCACAAAAACTTGACCAGTGGCTGCATACCCCTGAGTAA
- a CDS encoding HAD family hydrolase, giving the protein MASLQAITFDLDDTLWDNQGVMLKTEEGHYRWLIEALAVWRKTRHEAPLALSYQQGLADYLERRQEWAKRVPERRGDFTWLRLRALEAQLEAQGLTRSSALLWAAAAMNEFHRLRVQVTPHAEAAGLLSALSERYQLAAITNGNIHLKRQPLAAYFPVAIAAGELLAPKPDPKPFLTALERLNVAPHRAMHVGDSWQEDVVPAQQLGMHAAWIAAQGDQALPARIHRIAHVKELPELIEWLERRP; this is encoded by the coding sequence ATGGCTTCGCTACAAGCGATTACGTTTGATCTTGATGATACGCTGTGGGACAACCAAGGCGTGATGTTAAAAACGGAAGAGGGCCACTATCGTTGGCTAATTGAAGCGCTGGCGGTGTGGCGCAAAACTCGCCATGAAGCGCCATTAGCGCTGAGTTACCAGCAGGGGCTGGCCGATTACCTAGAGCGCCGCCAAGAGTGGGCCAAGCGAGTGCCAGAACGGCGCGGTGATTTTACCTGGCTGCGATTGCGGGCGTTAGAAGCACAGTTGGAAGCCCAAGGCTTAACACGCAGTAGTGCATTGCTGTGGGCTGCCGCTGCTATGAATGAGTTTCATCGCCTGCGGGTTCAAGTAACGCCGCACGCTGAAGCCGCTGGGCTGTTATCCGCGTTGAGCGAGCGATACCAACTAGCGGCTATTACCAATGGCAATATTCATCTTAAACGTCAGCCGTTAGCAGCGTACTTCCCAGTCGCTATTGCAGCCGGGGAGTTATTGGCACCAAAACCAGATCCTAAGCCGTTTCTCACTGCCCTGGAGCGTCTTAACGTAGCGCCCCATCGCGCGATGCATGTAGGTGACTCCTGGCAAGAAGACGTAGTGCCTGCCCAGCAGCTGGGCATGCATGCCGCATGGATTGCCGCGCAAGGCGATCAAGCCTTGCCCGCACGTATTCACCGCATTGCCCACGTGAAAGAGCTGCCCGAACTAATCGAGTGGTTAGAACGACGCCCCTAA
- a CDS encoding tyrosine recombinase XerC: protein MGSPGSLTTQVDVYLRKLAAHASPATVAAYRQDLNALLRFSEQRGVTDAETLDTAFLRAFLGAERSRGLAPRSLARRRAALSRFADYLVQQHVLADNPVGLLRTPKQPSHLPRPLDVDALSRFLDTPHDGTPLAIRDQAMLELFYSSGLRLAELAALDVSHLNAHHVRVVGKGSKPRQVPVGKRADQAITAWLLCRSEMAATGEMALFVGQRGQRLGHRGIQKRLAQLSIVRGLPEHLHPHRLRHSFASHLLESSQDLRAVQELLGHANLSTTQVYTRLDWQHLAESYDAAHPRAKRRPTRS from the coding sequence ATGGGTAGCCCAGGCTCCTTAACGACGCAGGTCGACGTGTATTTACGTAAACTTGCTGCCCATGCAAGCCCTGCCACGGTGGCGGCGTATCGTCAGGATTTAAACGCTCTGCTGCGTTTTTCTGAGCAACGCGGTGTAACCGATGCAGAGACGTTAGACACTGCATTTCTGCGCGCCTTTTTAGGGGCCGAGCGAAGCCGCGGTCTTGCGCCGAGAAGCTTGGCCCGCCGCCGCGCTGCGCTATCACGTTTTGCTGACTATCTTGTGCAGCAGCACGTACTTGCCGACAACCCTGTGGGATTACTGCGTACGCCAAAGCAGCCAAGCCATTTACCAAGGCCGCTTGATGTTGATGCGCTATCACGTTTTTTAGATACGCCACACGATGGCACGCCGCTGGCAATACGTGACCAAGCAATGCTTGAGTTGTTTTACTCTAGCGGCCTACGGTTAGCGGAACTTGCTGCGCTGGATGTGAGTCACTTAAATGCCCATCATGTGAGAGTGGTGGGTAAGGGCAGTAAGCCTCGGCAAGTGCCCGTTGGTAAGCGAGCAGATCAAGCGATTACGGCGTGGTTGCTGTGTCGCTCTGAAATGGCGGCAACGGGTGAAATGGCGCTATTTGTCGGCCAGCGTGGGCAGCGCTTAGGGCATCGTGGTATTCAAAAACGGTTGGCGCAACTTTCTATTGTGCGGGGTTTGCCCGAACACCTTCATCCCCATCGATTGCGGCACTCGTTCGCAAGTCATTTATTGGAGTCCAGCCAAGACCTGCGGGCGGTTCAGGAGTTGCTGGGGCATGCTAATTTATCGACGACTCAAGTCTACACCCGCCTCGATTGGCAGCATTTAGCCGAAAGTTATGATGCGGCTCACCCCCGCGCTAAACGCCGCCCTACACGGAGTTAA
- a CDS encoding DUF484 family protein, giving the protein MSQALEPRKTLDPDQVAFWLARHPDFFVGREGLLQQLKVPHPHIDGAVSLLERLVIDLRQRAETAEGRLEHLLETARHNEAQYRRLRETLLSLVEAEDRDTLAQALAIQLSEHFQTPAMALWCPSSLSDDEPTPPQPPRHVLDQHASARLAALLDGRTSRCVKLSVSDWKCLLPHTKTPRRAGSCAISRLSAGEQLGYLLLASPDPDCYRASMDTLFTEYLSDIVARLLLRLDHHG; this is encoded by the coding sequence ATGTCTCAAGCTCTTGAGCCGCGCAAAACGCTCGACCCTGATCAAGTGGCGTTTTGGCTGGCTCGCCATCCCGATTTTTTTGTTGGCCGTGAAGGCTTGCTGCAGCAGCTCAAGGTGCCGCATCCCCACATCGATGGGGCGGTATCGCTGCTAGAGCGTCTGGTGATTGACTTACGTCAACGTGCTGAAACAGCAGAGGGGCGGCTTGAGCATCTTCTGGAAACCGCGCGGCATAATGAAGCACAGTACCGTCGTCTGCGTGAGACGCTGCTCAGCTTGGTTGAAGCTGAAGATCGCGATACGTTGGCCCAAGCGCTGGCCATCCAATTAAGCGAGCACTTTCAAACCCCCGCTATGGCGCTATGGTGCCCATCTTCATTAAGTGACGATGAACCCACACCGCCCCAACCACCGCGGCATGTGTTAGATCAGCATGCCAGCGCACGTCTCGCCGCGCTGCTTGATGGGCGCACCAGTCGTTGTGTCAAGCTCAGCGTTAGCGATTGGAAATGCCTGTTGCCGCATACCAAAACACCCCGGCGGGCGGGTTCCTGCGCCATTTCGCGGCTTTCCGCAGGCGAGCAGCTGGGCTATTTACTTCTCGCAAGCCCCGACCCGGACTGTTACCGCGCCAGTATGGATACGTTATTTACCGAGTACTTGAGCGATATCGTGGCACGGCTACTGCTTCGCCTAGATCATCATGGGTAG
- the dapF gene encoding diaminopimelate epimerase gives MLLHFTKMHGLGNDFMVVDLVTQRARLRDEQIRQLADRRFGIGFDQLLVVEPPRDPEMDFRYRIFNADGSEVENCGNGARCFARFVRDQRLTHKHEIHVETAGGPLVLNVQHDGMVRVDMGRPRFNPATLPFEAPGDQPLHAVDVDGDTLELGVVSMGNPHAVLQVESVDSAPVEHLGPLLESHPRFPKRVNVGFMQVVSPSEIRLRVYERGSGETLACGTGACAAVASGIRQGLLKSPVNVHLPGGQLSIEWPDPESSLVMVGPATRVFDGRVTLN, from the coding sequence ATGCTGTTGCACTTCACCAAAATGCATGGTCTGGGTAATGATTTTATGGTGGTGGACCTAGTTACTCAGCGGGCTCGCCTGCGTGATGAACAGATTCGCCAGCTGGCAGATCGGCGCTTTGGTATTGGTTTTGACCAATTACTGGTGGTTGAGCCACCCCGAGATCCGGAAATGGATTTTCGCTACCGCATTTTTAATGCCGATGGCAGTGAAGTTGAAAATTGCGGCAATGGGGCACGCTGTTTTGCTCGTTTTGTCCGTGATCAGCGCCTGACCCATAAGCATGAAATTCATGTGGAAACTGCCGGTGGGCCCTTGGTACTTAATGTTCAGCACGACGGTATGGTGCGTGTTGACATGGGCCGACCGCGCTTTAACCCCGCCACACTGCCGTTTGAAGCACCGGGTGATCAGCCGCTACACGCTGTCGATGTCGATGGTGACACGCTGGAACTAGGGGTTGTCTCAATGGGCAATCCCCATGCCGTGTTACAGGTGGAAAGTGTTGATAGTGCGCCCGTTGAGCATCTTGGGCCGCTGCTTGAGTCCCACCCTCGCTTTCCTAAGCGGGTTAACGTGGGCTTTATGCAGGTGGTGTCACCCAGCGAAATTCGTTTGCGAGTATATGAGCGCGGCAGTGGTGAGACGCTTGCCTGCGGTACCGGTGCCTGTGCTGCGGTGGCTAGCGGTATTCGGCAGGGGCTGTTGAAAAGTCCGGTGAATGTTCATTTGCCAGGAGGGCAGCTCAGTATTGAGTGGCCAGACCCTGAATCATCGCTGGTAATGGTGGGCCCTGCCACACGTGTTTTTGACGGGCGTGTCACGCTCAACTAA
- the lysA gene encoding diaminopimelate decarboxylase, whose protein sequence is MDHFNYRDGVLYAEDVPLTQVAADLGTPCYVYSKATLERHFRAYTEALGGHPHLICYAVKANSNLAVLGLLARLGAGFDIVSIGELERVLKAGGNPSKVVFSGVAKQPHEMARALEVGIKCFNVESRPELERLNAVAAELGKVAPVSLRVNPDVDAGTHPYISTGLKDNKFGIPVDEALDVYSLAASLPNLRVTGLDCHIGSQLTETAPFLDALERLLMLMERLRERGIEIDHLDLGGGLGVPYRDEKPPQPFDYASQLLARLSRWEGGEALTLLFEPGRSIAANAGLMLTRVEFLKPGETKNFAIVDAAMNDLIRPALYQAWQAIVPVDTRQQRERAVYDVVGPVCETGDFLGKERDLAIAEGDLLAVRSAGAYGFVMASNYNSRPRPPEVMVDGSSYHVVRARESLESLWAGETLLPEGGR, encoded by the coding sequence ATGGATCACTTTAACTATCGTGATGGCGTGCTTTATGCCGAAGATGTCCCGCTTACTCAGGTCGCTGCTGATCTTGGTACGCCCTGTTATGTCTACTCAAAAGCAACGTTAGAGCGCCATTTTCGAGCCTATACCGAAGCCCTGGGTGGCCATCCTCATCTGATTTGTTATGCAGTGAAAGCCAATTCCAACTTGGCGGTGCTGGGTTTGCTCGCACGGTTAGGGGCTGGGTTTGATATTGTTTCGATCGGCGAGCTTGAGCGCGTACTGAAAGCGGGCGGCAACCCATCAAAAGTGGTGTTTTCAGGCGTGGCCAAGCAGCCGCATGAAATGGCCCGCGCGCTTGAGGTTGGCATTAAATGCTTTAACGTTGAATCCCGTCCCGAGCTTGAGCGGCTAAATGCTGTCGCAGCAGAGCTTGGCAAGGTGGCGCCGGTATCACTGCGGGTAAACCCGGATGTGGACGCTGGCACCCACCCGTACATTTCTACTGGGCTGAAAGATAACAAGTTTGGTATTCCAGTGGATGAGGCGCTAGATGTTTACAGCCTCGCCGCCAGTTTGCCTAATTTGCGCGTCACCGGGCTAGACTGCCATATCGGTTCTCAACTTACCGAAACTGCACCATTTCTAGATGCGCTAGAGCGGCTCTTGATGTTAATGGAGCGGCTGCGTGAGCGTGGTATTGAAATTGATCACTTGGATCTGGGTGGTGGGCTAGGTGTTCCCTATCGTGATGAAAAGCCACCCCAACCGTTTGATTATGCAAGCCAGCTGCTGGCGCGCCTGTCTCGCTGGGAGGGTGGTGAAGCGCTTACGTTGCTTTTTGAGCCAGGTCGCTCTATTGCGGCTAACGCGGGCTTAATGTTGACCCGTGTAGAGTTTTTAAAGCCCGGTGAAACCAAAAATTTCGCGATTGTTGATGCCGCTATGAATGACCTGATCCGTCCCGCGTTGTATCAGGCATGGCAAGCTATTGTGCCGGTGGATACCCGCCAGCAGCGCGAACGTGCGGTCTATGATGTTGTTGGTCCTGTCTGTGAAACTGGTGATTTTCTCGGTAAAGAGCGCGATCTAGCAATTGCTGAGGGCGATTTACTGGCCGTTCGATCAGCAGGCGCTTACGGCTTTGTGATGGCGTCGAATTACAATAGCCGTCCGCGCCCTCCTGAAGTGATGGTCGATGGCAGCAGCTACCATGTGGTGCGCGCACGGGAAAGCCTGGAAAGCCTGTGGGCCGGCGAAACACTTCTGCCGGAAGGGGGGCGCTGA
- the lptM gene encoding LPS translocon maturation chaperone LptM: protein MKRVTTIFSTVLLVTLLLVGCGQKGPLYMPDEDTQGSAAEQEG from the coding sequence ATGAAGCGTGTGACTACCATCTTTAGTACGGTGCTGCTGGTCACGCTGTTATTAGTGGGCTGCGGCCAGAAAGGGCCGCTTTATATGCCTGACGAAGACACTCAGGGTTCGGCTGCCGAGCAGGAGGGGTAA